From a region of the Azospirillum formosense genome:
- the hrcA gene encoding heat-inducible transcriptional repressor HrcA: MITELNQRSREIFRLIVDAYVATGEPVGSRTISRRLGMALSPATIRNVMADLEEQGLLYAPHTSAGRIPTEAGLRLFVNGLLEIGSLSEDERGSIEAKCASSGRSLQDVLGEASTLLSGLSHCAGLVVAPKTDRPLKHIEFVSLAPGRALVVLVNEDGLVENRVIEVPVGVPAATLQMVSNFLSAKLVGRTLDEARQAVLREIEDQKTELDELSQRVVSAGLATWAGSGGQNSGQLIVRGQAKLLEDVTALSDLERVRALFEALETKETMLRLLDATGKGDGVQIFIGAENVLFGHSGCSLIISPFQNSREQVIGAIGVIGPTRINYARIIPLVDYTAKVISRLVG; this comes from the coding sequence ATGATCACCGAGCTGAACCAACGGTCCCGCGAGATCTTCCGGCTGATCGTCGACGCCTATGTGGCGACCGGCGAGCCGGTGGGCTCGCGCACGATCTCGCGGAGGCTCGGCATGGCCCTGTCGCCCGCGACCATCCGCAACGTCATGGCCGACCTGGAGGAGCAGGGGCTGCTCTACGCCCCCCACACCTCCGCCGGCCGCATCCCGACCGAGGCCGGGCTGCGCCTGTTCGTCAACGGCCTGCTGGAGATCGGCAGCCTGAGCGAGGACGAGCGCGGCTCCATCGAGGCCAAATGCGCCTCCTCCGGACGGTCGCTGCAGGACGTGCTGGGTGAGGCCTCCACCCTGCTGTCCGGCCTGTCGCACTGCGCCGGGCTGGTGGTGGCGCCGAAGACCGACCGGCCGCTGAAGCACATCGAGTTCGTCTCGCTGGCCCCCGGCCGGGCGCTGGTCGTGCTGGTCAACGAGGACGGGCTGGTCGAGAACCGCGTCATCGAGGTGCCGGTCGGCGTGCCCGCCGCGACGCTGCAGATGGTGTCGAACTTCCTCAGCGCGAAGCTGGTCGGCCGCACGCTGGACGAGGCGCGGCAGGCCGTGCTGCGCGAGATCGAGGACCAGAAGACCGAACTGGACGAATTGTCGCAGCGCGTGGTCTCCGCCGGTCTCGCCACCTGGGCGGGCAGCGGCGGTCAGAACAGCGGCCAGCTCATCGTGCGCGGCCAGGCGAAGCTGCTGGAGGACGTCACCGCCCTGTCGGACCTGGAGCGCGTGCGCGCCCTGTTCGAGGCGCTGGAGACCAAGGAGACCATGCTGCGCCTGCTCGACGCCACCGGGAAGGGCGACGGGGTGCAGATCTTCATCGGCGCGGAGAATGTGCTGTTCGGCCATTCCGGCTGTTCGCTCATCATCTCGCCGTTCCAGAACAGCCGCGAGCAGGTGATCGGGGCCATCGGCGTGATCGGACCGACCCGCATCAATTATGCCCGGATCATCCCGCTTGTGGATTATACAGCCAAGGTCATCAGCCGCCTTGTCGGGTGA
- the rph gene encoding ribonuclease PH, with the protein MRPSGRAHDQLRTISLEPHFSKHAEGSCLVRFGDTHVLCTASVDEGVPRFLKNTGLGWVTAEYGMLPRSTHSRTDREAAKGKQSGRTQEIQRLIGRALRAVTDRAAMGEKQIKIDCDVIQADGGTRTAAITGSFVALHLAFQHLMQIGALKTMPLTDHVAAVSCGIYKDASVLDLDYAEDSTAQADANFVLTGNGGIVEVQGTAEERPFSEPQFMELLALARKGINELVALQKAAIAVK; encoded by the coding sequence ATGCGTCCCTCCGGCCGCGCCCACGACCAGTTGCGCACCATTTCCCTTGAGCCCCATTTCAGCAAGCACGCCGAGGGGTCCTGCCTGGTGCGTTTCGGCGACACGCACGTCCTGTGCACCGCCAGCGTGGACGAGGGCGTTCCCCGCTTCCTGAAGAACACCGGCCTCGGCTGGGTCACCGCCGAGTACGGCATGCTGCCGCGCTCCACCCACAGCCGCACCGACCGCGAGGCCGCCAAGGGCAAGCAGTCGGGCCGCACCCAGGAGATCCAGCGCCTGATCGGCCGCGCGCTGCGCGCCGTCACCGACCGCGCCGCCATGGGCGAGAAGCAGATCAAGATCGACTGCGATGTCATCCAGGCCGACGGCGGCACCCGCACCGCCGCCATCACCGGCAGCTTCGTCGCCCTGCATCTCGCCTTCCAGCATCTGATGCAGATCGGCGCGCTCAAGACCATGCCGCTGACCGACCATGTGGCCGCCGTCTCCTGCGGCATCTACAAGGACGCCAGCGTGCTGGACCTCGACTACGCTGAGGATTCGACCGCGCAGGCCGACGCCAACTTCGTGCTGACCGGCAACGGCGGCATCGTCGAGGTCCAGGGCACCGCCGAGGAGCGTCCCTTCAGCGAGCCGCAGTTCATGGAGCTGCTGGCGCTCGCCCGCAAGGGCATCAATGAGCTGGTGGCCTTGCAGAAGGCGGCGATCGCGGTGAAGTAA
- the rdgB gene encoding RdgB/HAM1 family non-canonical purine NTP pyrophosphatase, which yields MTTPPRRFTGGTLVIASHNKGKVREIAALLGPYAASFVSAGELGLPEPEETGTTFIANAELKALAAAKAGHVALADDSGMVVPALNGDPGIYSARWAGPEKDFQMAMGKVEDGLKGQTDRRAWFVCALSLAWPDGHVETVEGRCPGTLVWPPRGAHGFGYDPMFMPDGYDITFGEMDPARKHEMSHRADAFRQLVERCFK from the coding sequence ATGACCACGCCTCCCCGCCGCTTCACGGGCGGCACGCTGGTGATCGCCAGCCACAACAAGGGCAAGGTCCGCGAGATCGCGGCGCTGCTCGGCCCCTACGCCGCCTCCTTCGTGTCCGCGGGCGAGCTTGGCCTGCCCGAGCCGGAGGAGACGGGGACCACCTTCATTGCGAACGCCGAGCTGAAAGCCCTGGCCGCCGCCAAGGCGGGGCACGTCGCGCTGGCCGACGACAGCGGGATGGTGGTGCCGGCGCTGAACGGCGATCCCGGCATCTACTCCGCCCGCTGGGCCGGTCCGGAAAAGGACTTCCAGATGGCCATGGGCAAGGTCGAGGACGGGCTCAAGGGCCAGACCGACCGCCGCGCCTGGTTCGTCTGCGCCCTGTCGCTGGCCTGGCCGGACGGCCATGTCGAGACGGTCGAGGGCCGCTGCCCCGGCACGCTGGTCTGGCCGCCGCGCGGCGCGCATGGTTTCGGTTACGATCCGATGTTCATGCCGGACGGTTACGACATCACCTTCGGCGAGATGGACCCGGCCAGGAAGCATGAGATGAGCCACCGGGCCGACGCCTTCCGCCAGCTTGTGGAGCGATGCTTCAAGTGA